A genomic stretch from Campylobacter lari subsp. concheus includes:
- a CDS encoding UbiX family flavin prenyltransferase — MKKILVGISGASSCELGFLLLKHLKEKGQIYAIISKNAKISFTKENSLLENIDFLQHIKDNFELEHVNFLDNEDISQCVASGSFGIETTFITPCSINTLAKIACGINDTLLTRAAGVALKERKKLILGIREMPYSTLNLEQMTKLSSYGVIIAPPVMASYAKIDNLQKLYEFIIGKWLDLANIEHNLYQRWQ; from the coding sequence ATGAAAAAAATTTTAGTAGGTATTAGTGGGGCTAGTTCTTGTGAACTTGGATTTTTATTGTTGAAACATTTAAAAGAAAAAGGGCAAATTTATGCCATTATAAGTAAAAATGCAAAAATAAGCTTTACAAAAGAAAATTCTCTTTTAGAAAATATAGACTTTTTGCAACACATAAAAGATAATTTTGAACTTGAACATGTAAATTTTTTAGATAATGAAGATATTAGTCAATGCGTTGCAAGTGGATCTTTTGGCATAGAAACGACTTTTATCACACCTTGCTCAATTAATACTTTGGCAAAAATTGCTTGTGGTATAAATGATACTTTACTTACAAGAGCTGCAGGAGTGGCTTTAAAAGAACGCAAAAAACTCATACTTGGAATAAGGGAAATGCCCTATTCTACTTTAAATTTAGAACAAATGACTAAACTTTCTAGCTATGGAGTTATTATCGCTCCTCCTGTAATGGCAAGTTATGCTAAGATTGATAATTTGCAAAAACTATATGAATTTATCATAGGAAAATGGCTTGATTTAGCAAATATTGAGCATAATTTATACCAAAGGTGGCAATGA
- the coaD gene encoding pantetheine-phosphate adenylyltransferase, whose protein sequence is MMASCIYPGTFDPITNGHLDVIVRASKMFEEVVVAIAKSESKKPMFNLEHREKMVKIATKDLKNVKIATFDNLLVDLAKNLQINIIIRGLRAVSDFEYELQLGYANHMLWEDFETIYLMPNLKNSFISSSIVRSICMHNGDVSKLVPKEIIPLLKERDCI, encoded by the coding sequence ATGATGGCTAGTTGCATATACCCAGGAACATTTGATCCTATCACTAATGGACATTTAGATGTGATTGTTCGAGCTAGTAAGATGTTTGAAGAAGTAGTCGTTGCCATAGCTAAAAGTGAGAGTAAAAAGCCTATGTTTAACTTAGAACATAGAGAAAAAATGGTAAAAATTGCTACAAAAGACTTAAAAAATGTTAAAATTGCAACTTTTGATAACTTACTAGTAGATCTTGCTAAAAATTTGCAAATAAATATCATTATAAGAGGCTTAAGAGCGGTGAGTGATTTTGAGTATGAATTACAACTTGGTTATGCAAATCACATGCTTTGGGAAGATTTTGAAACTATATATCTTATGCCAAATTTAAAAAATTCTTTTATTTCAAGCTCCATAGTAAGATCAATTTGTATGCATAATGGCGATGTGAGTAAACTTGTGCCAAAAGAAATTATACCTTTATTAAAGGAGAGAGATTGTATATAG
- the tmk gene encoding dTMP kinase, whose translation MYIAFEGVDCVGKSTQIELLKKYFHNAFFTKEPGGSELGVHLRKILLESKMQFSKKAELLLFLADRANLIDMHLAQNKNKLIISDRSFISNMAYARCDFDQNILFELNSFATGGLFPQKVVFLCGSKELIEQRLSKKDLDSIEKRGIEYFLNIQKALEETLEFLKTKIDIKILKLDASLSIENLHEKVKEFIDD comes from the coding sequence TTGTATATAGCTTTTGAAGGGGTTGATTGCGTGGGTAAAAGCACGCAAATAGAGCTTTTAAAAAAATATTTTCATAATGCATTTTTTACCAAAGAACCAGGTGGAAGTGAGCTTGGAGTGCATTTGAGAAAAATTTTATTAGAAAGTAAAATGCAATTTTCTAAAAAGGCTGAGCTTTTGCTTTTTTTAGCAGATAGAGCAAACTTAATCGACATGCATTTAGCGCAAAATAAAAATAAACTTATCATTTCAGATCGTAGTTTTATTTCTAATATGGCTTATGCAAGATGTGATTTTGATCAAAATATTTTATTTGAGTTAAATTCTTTTGCCACAGGTGGGCTTTTTCCACAAAAGGTTGTATTTTTATGTGGTTCTAAAGAGCTTATTGAGCAAAGACTTTCTAAAAAAGATCTAGATAGTATTGAAAAAAGAGGGATTGAGTATTTTTTAAATATCCAAAAAGCTTTAGAAGAAACTTTAGAGTTTTTAAAAACCAAGATAGATATAAAAATTTTAAAATTAGATGCTTCTTTGAGTATTGAAAATTTACATGAAAAGGTTAAGGAATTTATAGATGATTAA
- the hisS gene encoding histidine--tRNA ligase produces the protein MINALKGMKDLQDDQAALYEKVVKTCEEVAKNYGFAFINCPHLELTKLFKRSVGESSDIVGKEMYEFVDKAGNEVCLRPEGTAGVVRSYIEAKMDKAQSVKRWFYHGSMFRYERPQKGRLREFHQFGVESFGIASVYEDASIILMLNEIFKRLEIHTSLKINSLGCKECMGVYKEKLIAFLNSKESFCEDCLRRKDLNPIRVLDCKNDHCQSLIENAPKLSENLCPCCKKDYEKLQKLLKENDVEFECDEKLVRGLDYYSKSAFEFVSDEIGAKAAVAGGGRYDRLIEYLDGKSGYGVGFAMGIERIMAILEQKQSVKSREGIYLCAMDEAYIDTIFKLANTLRKKHKVYLSYEAKKLAKHLNQADNANAKIFLCIGEDEIQKEEIFYKNLENKDTKNIKLANLENEL, from the coding sequence ATGATTAATGCTTTAAAAGGAATGAAAGATTTACAAGATGATCAAGCTGCTCTTTATGAAAAAGTAGTAAAAACTTGTGAAGAAGTAGCTAAAAACTATGGTTTTGCTTTTATTAATTGTCCGCATTTAGAACTTACCAAACTTTTTAAAAGAAGTGTTGGAGAAAGCTCTGATATAGTTGGCAAAGAAATGTATGAATTTGTTGATAAAGCAGGCAATGAAGTGTGCTTAAGGCCTGAAGGGACAGCTGGGGTGGTAAGATCATATATAGAAGCTAAAATGGATAAGGCTCAAAGTGTTAAAAGATGGTTTTATCATGGCTCTATGTTTCGCTATGAAAGACCACAAAAAGGAAGATTGCGTGAATTTCATCAATTTGGAGTAGAAAGCTTTGGTATAGCAAGTGTGTATGAGGATGCGAGTATTATTTTAATGTTAAATGAAATTTTTAAACGCTTAGAAATTCATACAAGTTTGAAAATTAATTCTTTAGGCTGTAAAGAATGTATGGGTGTGTATAAAGAAAAACTCATAGCTTTTTTAAATTCTAAAGAAAGTTTTTGTGAGGATTGCTTAAGAAGAAAAGACTTAAATCCTATTAGAGTGCTTGATTGTAAAAATGATCATTGTCAAAGTTTAATCGAAAATGCGCCAAAACTAAGTGAGAATTTATGCCCATGTTGCAAGAAAGATTATGAAAAATTGCAAAAACTTTTAAAAGAAAATGATGTTGAGTTTGAGTGTGATGAGAAATTAGTGCGTGGGCTTGATTATTATTCTAAAAGTGCATTTGAGTTTGTTAGTGATGAAATCGGTGCAAAAGCTGCTGTAGCTGGTGGTGGAAGATATGATAGATTGATTGAATACTTAGATGGTAAAAGTGGCTATGGCGTGGGTTTTGCTATGGGTATAGAAAGGATTATGGCTATTTTAGAGCAAAAACAAAGCGTAAAATCAAGAGAAGGAATTTATCTTTGTGCTATGGATGAAGCTTATATAGATACTATTTTTAAATTAGCAAATACTTTAAGAAAAAAACATAAAGTATATTTAAGCTATGAAGCAAAAAAACTTGCAAAGCATTTAAACCAAGCAGATAATGCTAATGCTAAAATCTTTTTGTGTATAGGTGAAGATGAGATACAAAAAGAAGAGATTTTTTATAAAAATTTAGAAAATAAAGATACTAAAAATATAAAATTAGCAAATTTGGAGAATGAGTTATGA
- the speA gene encoding biosynthetic arginine decarboxylase, producing MIDYGINIWGANNFIIENGKVCVNHGKKPAIIDIVNTLRDDGYKGPLLLRFPHLIHKQIEQIYEKFSKAKKEFNYKGSFNAVYPLKVNQYPGFVKNLVNLGKEYNYGLEAGSKAELLLAMAYNNEGAPITVNGFKDKELINMGFIACEMGHNITLTMEGLNELEAMIEIAKNRFKPKPNIGLRVRLHSAGVGIWAKSGGINSKFGLTSTELIEAVNLLKANKLLDQFTMIHFHLGSQITEIHPLKKALNEAGNIYTELRKMGAKNLKAINLGGGLAVEYSQFKNETSRNYTLSEYANDVVFILKSIAEQKKDLEPDIFIESGRFVAANHAVLVAPVLELFSQEYTESKLLLKDKNPKLIDELYDLYKNIKASNALEYLHDSIDHMESILTLFDLGYVDLQDRSNSEILVHLIMRKAISLVGDQADLSSLQNEVQEKYLVNFSVFQSLPDFWGLEQNFPIMPLDRLNKKPTRSASIWDITCDSDGEISYSKDNPLFLHDIDVEAEDYFLGFFLVGAYQEVLGMKHNLFTHPTEACISINEKGFEVESVLEAQSILDTLEDLDYDIHAIMDNINEKIYASKLVNESQKKHILGEIYLFLNDNGYLKSIGSK from the coding sequence ATGATTGATTATGGTATTAATATTTGGGGTGCAAATAATTTTATCATCGAAAATGGCAAAGTATGTGTAAATCATGGTAAAAAACCTGCTATTATAGATATAGTAAATACTTTGCGTGATGATGGTTATAAGGGGCCATTATTGCTTCGTTTTCCTCATTTAATCCATAAGCAAATTGAACAAATTTATGAAAAATTTTCTAAAGCAAAAAAAGAATTTAACTACAAAGGTTCTTTTAATGCTGTGTATCCTTTAAAAGTCAATCAATATCCAGGTTTTGTAAAAAATTTAGTTAATCTAGGTAAAGAATATAACTATGGCTTAGAAGCAGGAAGTAAGGCTGAGCTTTTACTAGCTATGGCTTATAACAATGAAGGCGCTCCTATAACAGTTAATGGTTTTAAAGATAAAGAACTTATAAATATGGGCTTTATAGCGTGTGAAATGGGTCATAATATCACTTTGACTATGGAAGGACTTAATGAGCTTGAAGCGATGATTGAAATTGCTAAAAATCGTTTTAAACCAAAGCCAAATATAGGATTAAGGGTGCGTTTGCATTCAGCTGGAGTAGGAATTTGGGCAAAAAGTGGTGGTATAAATTCAAAATTTGGTTTAACATCTACTGAACTTATTGAAGCAGTAAATCTTTTAAAAGCCAATAAGCTTTTAGATCAATTTACTATGATACATTTTCATTTGGGTTCGCAAATTACCGAAATTCATCCTTTAAAAAAAGCTCTAAATGAAGCAGGTAATATCTATACTGAGCTTAGAAAAATGGGTGCAAAAAATTTAAAAGCCATTAATCTTGGTGGGGGTTTAGCAGTAGAATACTCTCAGTTTAAAAATGAAACAAGTAGAAATTACACCTTAAGTGAGTATGCAAACGATGTTGTGTTTATTTTAAAAAGCATAGCAGAACAAAAAAAAGATTTAGAGCCTGATATTTTTATAGAAAGTGGGCGTTTTGTAGCAGCTAATCATGCTGTTTTGGTAGCGCCTGTTTTAGAACTTTTTTCTCAAGAATACACAGAAAGTAAGCTTTTGTTAAAAGATAAAAACCCAAAACTTATTGATGAACTTTATGATTTGTATAAAAACATTAAAGCTTCTAATGCGCTTGAGTATTTACATGATAGTATTGATCATATGGAGAGTATTTTAACCTTGTTTGATTTAGGTTATGTAGATTTACAAGATCGCTCTAATAGTGAAATTTTAGTACATTTGATTATGAGAAAAGCTATTTCTTTAGTGGGTGATCAAGCTGATTTATCGAGTTTGCAAAATGAAGTACAAGAAAAATATTTAGTGAATTTTTCAGTATTTCAGTCTTTACCTGATTTTTGGGGCTTGGAACAAAATTTCCCTATCATGCCACTTGATAGACTCAATAAAAAACCTACAAGAAGCGCAAGTATATGGGATATAACTTGTGATAGCGATGGAGAAATTTCTTATTCTAAAGATAATCCTTTGTTTTTACATGATATTGATGTAGAAGCTGAAGATTATTTTTTAGGATTTTTCTTAGTGGGAGCTTATCAAGAAGTCCTTGGTATGAAGCATAATCTTTTTACACATCCAACCGAAGCTTGTATAAGTATTAATGAAAAGGGTTTTGAAGTAGAAAGCGTACTAGAGGCCCAATCTATTTTAGATACCTTAGAAGATCTTGACTATGATATTCATGCAATTATGGATAATATTAATGAAAAAATTTATGCTTCAAAACTTGTTAATGAAAGTCAAAAAAAGCATATTTTGGGTGAAATTTATTTATTCTTAAACGATAATGGATATTTAAAAAGCATAGGTTCTAAATGA